CTCTTAATTGTTTATGTCATAAAATTTAAGTATTCTTTACATATTCACCCGATATGAAAGAGATATCAAAAGAAATAGTATATCCACCAGAAGATTTCGTTAAAAAAGCATGGATAAAAGATAAAAAAGTTTATGAAGAAGGAGAAAACTATATTGAATTCTGGGCAAAAAGAGCGGAAGAAATGGTTTACTGGCATAAAAAATGGGATAAAGTAATTGAAGCAAATCCTCCTTATTATAGATGGTTTGTAAATGGAAAATTAAATGCTTCATATAATTGTCTTGATAGATGGCTAAAAACTAAGGGAGATAAAATTGCATACATATGGGAAGGAGAAATGGGCGATGTTAAAAAAATAACATATAGGGAATTGTATCATGAAGTTTGCAGGTTTGCAAATGCGTTAAAAAGCATAGGGGTTAAAAAAGGAGATGTTGTAACAATATATCTTCCAATGATCCTTGAATTGCCAATAGCGATGCTCGCCTGCGCCAGGATAGGGGCGCCGCACTCGGTTGTTTTTGCTGGATTTAGCAGTGAGGCACTTAAAGACAGAATGGAAGATGCTGACTCAAAATATCTGATAACATGTGATGGTTATTACAGGAGAGGAAAATTGATTAATCATAAAGAGAAGGCAGATGAGGGAATTAAAAATCTTGATGTTAAAAAAGTAGTTGTTGTAAGAAGATTGGAGCAGGATGTTCATATGGAAAGAGGAAGGGATTTATGGTGGGATGAAGCTGTTAAAAATATGAAAAATGAATGTGAGCCAGAAATAATGGATGCATGCGATTTACTCTTTTTAATGTATACATCTGGAACAACTGGAAAGCCGAAGGGGGTTATGCATAGCACTGGTGGTTATCTTGTTGGGGTTACAACAACAATGAAATGGGTTTTTGATATAAAGGATGATGATATATTTTGGTGCACAGCAGATATTGGATGGATTACCGGGCATAGCTACATTGTTTATGCTCCTCTTGCAACAGGAATAACAAGTGTAATATATGAAGGAGCTCCAGATTATCCCACACCAGGGAGATGGTGGGAAATAATAGAAAAGTATAAGGTTACAGTATTTTATACCGCCCCAACTGCAATAAGAATGGCAATGAAATGGGGTGAGAAATGGCCAAATGAGCACGATTTGAGCAGTTTGCGCCTTCTTGGCTCTGTTGGAGAGCCAATAAATCCTGAAGCTTGGCTCTGGTATTACAATGTAATTGGTAAAAGGAAATGCCCTATTGTTGATACTTGGTGGATGACTGAAACAGGTATGCATCTAATAGCCCCACTGCCAGGCATAACAAATCTCAAGCCAGGATCTGCAACATTTCCTTTCCCAGGAGTTAAAGCGGAGGTAAGAGATGAAAATGGAGTATGTCCTGTGGGGCAGAAAGGAGAGCTTGTTATAACAAGACCGTGGCCATCAATGCTTCTCGGGTTGTATAAAGCAGATGATAAATACATCGAGGAATACTGGAGTAAATATGGTTATGACAAATTTTATACAGGAGATGGTGCTTTGATAGATGAAGACGGATATTTCTGGCTTCTTGGAAGAATTGGAGATATTCTAAATGTTGCGGGTCATCGCCTTGGAACCGCTGAGGTGGAAAGTGCTTTAATAACCCATCCAGCGGTTGCAGAAACTGCTGTCGTGGCGATATCTCATGAAATAAAGGGACAGGCTCCTCTTGCTTATGTTGTACTTAGAGAGGGATTTAAGCCAAGTGAGGAGTTGAAAAAGGAATTGATAAAGCAAGTTGATAAGGTAATTGGACCCACTGCAAGGCCAGAAGATATAATATTTGTTGATGACTTGCCAAAGACAAGGAGCGGGAAAATAATGAGAAGACTATTAAAACAAATTGCAAACAATGAAATGCTTGGTGATATAACAACATTGAGAAATCCTGAAATTGTAAACCATATAAAGGAAGCTTTTGAAAAGCGAAAAGTTTAGAAATATGAAACGCATATATATGTGGTAAAATGGATAACATTTCGATTACAATAGTAGCCATATT
The DNA window shown above is from Thermoplasmatales archaeon and carries:
- the acs gene encoding acetate--CoA ligase, with amino-acid sequence MKEISKEIVYPPEDFVKKAWIKDKKVYEEGENYIEFWAKRAEEMVYWHKKWDKVIEANPPYYRWFVNGKLNASYNCLDRWLKTKGDKIAYIWEGEMGDVKKITYRELYHEVCRFANALKSIGVKKGDVVTIYLPMILELPIAMLACARIGAPHSVVFAGFSSEALKDRMEDADSKYLITCDGYYRRGKLINHKEKADEGIKNLDVKKVVVVRRLEQDVHMERGRDLWWDEAVKNMKNECEPEIMDACDLLFLMYTSGTTGKPKGVMHSTGGYLVGVTTTMKWVFDIKDDDIFWCTADIGWITGHSYIVYAPLATGITSVIYEGAPDYPTPGRWWEIIEKYKVTVFYTAPTAIRMAMKWGEKWPNEHDLSSLRLLGSVGEPINPEAWLWYYNVIGKRKCPIVDTWWMTETGMHLIAPLPGITNLKPGSATFPFPGVKAEVRDENGVCPVGQKGELVITRPWPSMLLGLYKADDKYIEEYWSKYGYDKFYTGDGALIDEDGYFWLLGRIGDILNVAGHRLGTAEVESALITHPAVAETAVVAISHEIKGQAPLAYVVLREGFKPSEELKKELIKQVDKVIGPTARPEDIIFVDDLPKTRSGKIMRRLLKQIANNEMLGDITTLRNPEIVNHIKEAFEKRKV